Proteins encoded together in one Lathyrus oleraceus cultivar Zhongwan6 chromosome 5, CAAS_Psat_ZW6_1.0, whole genome shotgun sequence window:
- the LOC127084255 gene encoding adenine/guanine permease AZG2, translating into MGRVKSCSVFSQMEKTINDAVSNSFIGTYFKLQQRKTCFTKELRAATATFLTMAYIITVNATIITASGGTCSVADCSPPATPDCTLKPNAGYETCLAKTKNDLVVATSVTAMVSSVAMGLLANLPLGLAPGMGPNAYLAFNLVGFHGSGSISYRTAITVVFVEGCAFLFVSVFGLRGKLAKLIPHSIRLACAAGIGLFIAFVGLQSNQGLGLIGPDDSNLVTITACKSIDPETGACLGGKLQSPKFWLGVLGFLITSYGLMKNVKGSMIYGILFVTLVSWFRHTEVTYFPDTLIGDGNFSYFKKIVDFHKIESTAWVFSFSDFNKREVWEALATLFYVDVIAMTGIMYTMAEIGEFVDEKGNFEGEYMAYIVDAAGTIVGSALGVTTTATFVESSAGMREGGRTGLTAVIIGLFFFLSLFFTPLLSSVPPWAIGPSLVMVGVMMMKVVKDIDWSNVKEAVPAFAIMILMPLTYSIANGIVAGIGLYVALSLFDYAASIINWLGKMRRVVIKEHNQVSATATSVDPIVEII; encoded by the coding sequence ATGGGAAGAGTAAAATCATGCAGTGTATTTTCTCAAATGGAAAAAACCATAAACGACGCCGTTTCAAACAGTTTCATAGGAACTTACTTCAAGTTACAACAAAGAAAAACATGTTTCACTAAAGAACTCCGTGCCGCAACCGCCACTTTCCTCACCATGGCTTACATCATAACCGTCAACGCCACCATCATAACCGCTTCCGGCGGAACATGCTCCGTCGCCGACTGTTCTCCTCCGGCGACACCAGACTGCACGTTAAAGCCAAATGCTGGCTACGAAACTTGTCTGGCGAAAACAAAAAACGACTTGGTGGTTGCAACTTCTGTAACCGCCATGGTTTCTTCTGTTGCTATGGGCTTATTAGCGAACCTTCCTTTGGGCCTTGCTCCTGGTATGGGGCCCAATGCTTATTTGGCTTTTAACCTCGTTGGTTTTCATGGAAGCGGTTCGATTTCCTATCGAACCGCGATTACTGTTGTTTTTGTGGAAGGTTGTGCTTTTCTATTTGTTTCTGTGTTTGGTTTAAGAGGGAAGCTTGCTAAGCTTATACCTCATTCCATTAGGCTTGCTTGTGCTGCTGGGATTGGGCTTTTTATTGCTTTTGTGGGCTTACAGAGTAACCAAGGTCTTGGGCTTATTGGACCTGATGATTCTAATTTGGTTACCATTACTGCTTGTAAGAGTATTGACCCGGAAACTGGGGCTTGCTTGGGTGGGAAGTTACAAAGCCCTAAATTTTGGCTTGGGGTTTTAGGGTTTCTTATTACAAGCTATGGTTTGATGAAGAATGTGAAGGGTAGTATGATTTATGGGATTCTTTTTGTGACTTTGGTGTCATGGTTTAGACATACTGAGGTGACTTATTTTCCTGATACATTAATTGGGGATGGGAATTTTAGTTATTTTAAGAAAATTGTTGATTTTCATAAGATTGAATCAACTGCATGGGTTTTTAGTTTTAGTGATTTTAATAAAAGGGAAGTTTGGGAAGCTTTGGCTACTTTGTTTTATGTTGATGTTATTGCTATGACTGGTATAATGTATACTATGGCCGAGATCGGAGAATTCGTGGATGAGAAAGGGAATTTCGAAGGTGAATATATGGCTTATATTGTTGATGCAGCTGGTACTATTGTTGGTTCGGCTTTAGGTGTTACAACAACTGCGACATTTGTTGAATCATCGGCTGGGATGAGAGAAGGTGGTAGGACGGGGTTAACCGCTGTGATTATAGGGTTATTTTTCTTTCTGTCGCTGTTTTTTACTCCTCTTTTGTCGAGTGTTCCTCCGTGGGCTATAGGTCCTTCGTTGGTGATGGTCGGGGTGATGATGATGAAAGTTGTGAAGGATATTGATTGGAGTAATGTGAAGGAAGCTGTTCCCGCTTTTGCTATAATGATTCTAATGCCTCTGACTTATTCCATAGCAAATGGGATTGTTGCTGGTATTGGTCTTTATGTTGCTCTTAGTCTTTTTGACTATGCTGCAAGTATCATCAATTGGTTGGGGAAAATGAGAAGAGTGGTGATCAAAGAGCATAACCAAGTGTCGGCCACTGCAACAAGTGTTGACCCAATAGTTGAAATTATTTGA
- the LOC127084256 gene encoding uncharacterized protein LOC127084256, whose product MGRGPKVCTSCIHNCRMFHRLHPTTTTLPTSFYKFMLRQNDLKLLYLPPKLKRNMSGLVGKSINLEDSTGGRWVVTVSNVDGSLAFKEGWNVFSLDHKLEFGDLVVFSCIDKLKFGVKIYDESVCEKVDFSKRRIRKKRDRNGEFVRQDPNASFVNFQTENVLENGNVDGRVQSVCALDTCYTTSHAYQNDTSFFHKDPMFEEVLGTGDTSYASKLGLQGRNNCSMEHKSTALILVENNERESIKSNGEVQEGERQFAAGLGSDHAVISKEKHASRAFELETSGRNNSLGDSSKNAYEKTSILKHEKNKEGKSFLSKKEIQECRFAEGLGERKKMPVNMTSKRRRRFNDKLHATELPKVVKGKFNQNNEGHFETVTTISCENTKERFNKISNLLDDCIQLGETKEVPVEMTPKLRNTNDKINVTGLTEVIKRELNEDETAATVTDNNYLELSEPLPISRVGFGSKRMVVFLRDPLTRLWPVLCHQKTWLTSGWSDFQRANNIKTGDVCVFKVENKYECIVSVHTDHK is encoded by the exons ATGGGTCGGGGTCCTAAAGTGTGTACCTCCTGTATTCACAACTGTCGAATGTTTCATCGCCTTCACCCAACAACCACGACCTTGCCTACATCTTTCTACAAGTTTATGCTTCGTCAAAACGATCTCAAACTTCTG TATCTTCCTCCTAAGTTAAAACGGAATATGTCTGGTTTGGTCGGTAAGAGCATCAATCTTGAGGATTCGACTGGTGGTAGATGGGTTGTAACAGTATCAAATGTTGATGGTTCGTTAGCTTTTAAGGAAGGATGGAATGTTTTCTCCTTGGATCACAAGCTTGAATTTGGAGATTTGGTGGTATTCAGTTGCATTGACAAGTTGAAGTTTGGTGTCAAGATCTATGATGAATCTGTGTGTGAGAAGGTTGATTTTTCTAAAAGAAGAATTAGGAAAAAGAGAGATAGAAATGGTGAGTTTGTTAGACAAGATCCAAATGCCTCATTTGTTAACTTCCAGACTGAAAATGTTTTAGAAAATGGTAATGTGGATGGAAGGGTTCAATCTGTGTGTGCATTAGACACATGTTACACAACAAGCCATGCATATCAAAATGATACATCCTTTTTTCACAAAGATCCTATGTTTGAAGAAGTGTTGGGTACAGGAGATACCTCATATGCATCTAAACTTGGGTTGCAAGGAAGGAACAATTGTTCAATGGAGCACAAATCTACTGCTTTGATACTAGTAGAAAATAACGAGCGCGAGTCGATTAAGTCCAATGGAGAAGTTCAAGAAGGCGAGCGCCAGTTTGCTGCGGGATTAG GGAGTGATCATGCGGTGATTTCCAAAGAAAAACATGCCTCGCGTGCATTCGAACTTGAAACTTCTGGAAGAAACAATTCTCTTGGTGATTCATCCAAAAATGCATATGAAAAGACTTCAATTTTGAAACATGAAAAAAACAAGGAGGGAAAATCCTTCCTGTCCAAAAAGGAAATTCAAGAGTGCCGTTTTGCCGAGGGCTTAG GTGAGAGGAAGAAAATGCCTGTGAACATGACCTCCAAAAGGCGGCGCCGTTTCAATGATAAATTGCATGCAACAG AGTTGCCAAAGGTTGTTAAGGGAAAGTTTAATCAAAACAATGAAGGTCACTTTGAAACTGTAACCACTATTTCCTGTGAG AATACCAAAGAGAGGTTCAATAAAATATCTAATCTCTTAGATGATTGTATTCAACTAG GTGAGACGAAGGAAGTGCCGGTGGAAATGACTCCCAAATTACGCAATACCAACGATAAAATCAATGTGACAG GGTTGACAGAGGTTATTAAGAGAGAGTTGAATGAAGATGAAACTGCTGCAACTGTCACTGATAACAATTATCTT GAATTGTCTGAACCCTTGCCGATATCTCGTGTTGGATTCGGATCGAAGAGGATGGTGGTGTTCCTTAGGGATCCACTCACAAGATTGTGGCCGGTCCTTTGCCATCAAAAAACTTGGCTGACAAGCGGTTGGTCAGATTTTCAAAGAGCGAATAATATAAAAACTGGTGATGTGTGTGTTTTCAAGGTCGAAAATAAGTATGAATGTATCGTCTCTGTACACACAGACCACAAGTGA